From the genome of Triticum aestivum cultivar Chinese Spring chromosome 3B, IWGSC CS RefSeq v2.1, whole genome shotgun sequence, one region includes:
- the LOC123066489 gene encoding anthranilate O-methyltransferase 3-like, with the protein MASNHMVHMNHGDGETSYICPNQLQNAQQNRMKPLIEAAIGDLCGSSGTSFPGKMAITDLGCSSGPNALTLVSTAVEAIMSHCLQFQHPPPEVSVLLNDLPHNDFSMVVKSLVTLRQSNNKSVFMTGVTPGTFYERLYTSDSMHLILSSNSLHWLSKAPEDLTRNHIPAYDMDQHARHERLPIVRKAYARQFRKDFTLFLKLRAKELVPGGRMVLSLVGRCSDVIASNFFHIWETAAQILSVMASEGVIAMEKFDSFYIPMYGPSAEELKEIIEEEGSFSIRDMRVYDPTADMDRALFTPSWLAKQKRAIFEPIIVEHFGAIMDEFVRVMERRLSLEGGMQDDHARTSRAVLAVSLAKA; encoded by the exons ATGGCCTCCAATCATATGGTCCATATGAATCATGGAGATGGGGAAACAAGCTATATATGCCC AAATCAATTGCAGAACGCTCAGCAGAACCGGATGAAGCCCCTGATAGAAGCAGCCATTGGTGACTTGTGCGGCAGCAGCGGCACCTCGTTCCCGGGAAAGATGGCGATCACCGACTTGGGCTGCTCTTCTGGCCCAAATGCGCTAACACTGGTATCGACTGCCGTCGAGGCCATCATGAGCCACTGCCTTCAGTTCCAGCATCCACCACCAGAAGTGTCTGTGCTCCTCAATGACCTTCCTCACAATGACTTCAGCATGGTTGTGAAGAGCCTGGTCACGCTCCGTCAAAGCAACAACAAGTCTGTTTTTATGACTGGTGTCACACCAGGGACGTTTTACGAGAGGCTCTACACTAGTGACTCCATGCATCTTATACT CTCATCCAACAGCTTGCATTGGCTCTCAAAG GCTCCTGAAGATTTGACGAGGAACCATATCCCTGCGTACGACATGGATCAACATGCTAGGCATGAAAGGCTCCCTATCGTCCGTAAGGCTTACGCGCGGCAGTTCAGAAAAGACTTTACCCTCTTCCTGAAGCTGAGAGCCAAAGAATTGGTCCCAGGAGGCCGGATGGTTCTTTCCCTTGTAGGGAGGTGTTCTGATGTAATCGCCTCCAATTTCTTTCACATCTGGGAAACCGCAGCTCAGATTCTAAGTGTTATGGCCTCAGAG GGTGTCATCGCCATGGAGAAATTTGATTCTTTCTACATTCCTATGTATGGACCCTCTGCTGAAGAGCTGAAGGAGATCATCGAAGAAGAGGGCTCATTTTCTATCAGGGATATGCGGGTGTATGATCCTACGGCTGATATGGACAGAGCGCTTTTCACCCCTAGCTGGTTGGCGAAACAGAAGAGAGCCATATTTGAGCCGATAATAGTCGAGCATTTTGGAGCAATCATGGATGAATTTGTGAGGGTCATGGAAAGGCGCTTGAGCCTCGAGGGAGGCATGCAGGACGATCATGCCAGAACCTCGCGAGCTGTGCTGGCTGTATCCCTTGCAAAGGCATGA